From one Enterobacter kobei genomic stretch:
- the nudK gene encoding GDP-mannose pyrophosphatase NudK, producing MPMNIDVIKDKILSENYFVLRNITYDLTRKNGEVIRHKREVYDRGNGATILLYSREKQSVVLIRQFRIATFVNGNQDGRLIEACAGLLDDDEPEVCIRKEAIEETGYAVGEVRKVFELYMSPGGVTEIVHFFIAEYSDAQRANAGGGVEDEDIEVLEIPFTEALAMVKRGEIRDGKTVILLQYLQASGLMA from the coding sequence ATACCGATGAACATTGACGTCATCAAAGACAAAATCCTTTCTGAAAACTATTTCGTGCTGCGCAATATCACCTACGACTTAACGCGAAAAAATGGCGAGGTGATACGTCATAAACGGGAAGTGTACGATCGTGGCAATGGTGCGACTATTCTGCTCTACAGCCGGGAAAAACAGAGCGTGGTGTTGATCCGCCAGTTCCGTATCGCGACCTTTGTGAACGGTAACCAGGACGGTCGGCTGATTGAAGCCTGCGCCGGTCTGCTGGATGATGACGAGCCGGAAGTGTGCATCCGCAAAGAAGCCATTGAAGAGACCGGCTACGCCGTGGGGGAGGTGCGCAAAGTGTTTGAGCTGTATATGTCCCCCGGCGGCGTGACGGAAATCGTGCATTTCTTTATTGCCGAATACAGCGACGCCCAGCGCGCGAACGCCGGCGGCGGCGTGGAAGATGAAGATATTGAAGTGCTGGAGATCCCCTTTACCGAGGCGCTGGCGATGGTTAAACGCGGTGAAATCCGTGACGGTAAGACGGTGATATTGCTGCAATATCTGCAGGCTTCCGGCCTAATGGCTTGA
- a CDS encoding DUF1176 domain-containing protein, whose product MRYRVLILFFFGLFTAFSSWAAPAQQRFSDWQVTCNNQNFCVARNTGEHHGLVMTLARSAGAKTDATLRIDMGGITSSAACIAPIAPRLLLDGKPLPLTAPNWSITPQRLITSHPATINDFLLTIQNAQTITLRDGEGIISLVGLKAALLFIDAQQKRVGSETAWINKGTSPPLSVPPAPALKEVALVNPTPTPLNREELDDLLDYANWRMGNTQCSLDPARREVRVTALTDDKALLMIGCEAGAYNTVDLAWLVSREKPYVARAVKLRLPFKPGSGEDELELMNVGFDTKTRELTTLAKGRGLADCGTQTRWRFDGQRFRLVRYAEEPSCDNWHGPDAWPTLWITR is encoded by the coding sequence ATGCGTTATCGCGTTCTGATACTGTTTTTTTTCGGCCTGTTTACGGCGTTTTCGTCGTGGGCGGCGCCTGCTCAGCAGCGCTTCTCGGACTGGCAGGTCACCTGTAACAACCAGAACTTTTGCGTGGCGCGTAACACCGGCGAACATCACGGGCTGGTGATGACGCTGGCCCGCAGCGCTGGCGCGAAAACCGACGCCACTCTGCGGATCGACATGGGCGGTATCACTAGCTCCGCGGCCTGCATCGCCCCCATTGCCCCCCGGCTGTTACTCGACGGTAAGCCCCTGCCGCTGACCGCCCCAAACTGGAGCATCACGCCCCAGCGCCTGATCACCAGTCACCCGGCGACTATTAACGACTTTTTACTGACCATTCAGAACGCGCAAACCATCACCCTGCGGGACGGGGAGGGGATCATTTCGCTGGTGGGGCTTAAGGCCGCGCTGCTGTTTATTGATGCCCAGCAAAAACGCGTCGGCAGCGAAACGGCGTGGATCAACAAAGGCACCAGTCCACCGCTCAGCGTGCCGCCAGCACCGGCGCTGAAAGAGGTGGCACTGGTCAACCCAACGCCCACGCCGCTGAACCGGGAAGAGCTGGACGATCTGCTGGATTACGCTAACTGGCGGATGGGCAATACCCAGTGCTCCCTCGATCCGGCGCGCCGTGAAGTTCGCGTCACCGCCTTAACTGACGATAAAGCGCTGCTGATGATTGGCTGTGAGGCAGGCGCTTACAACACGGTGGATCTCGCCTGGCTGGTCTCGCGGGAAAAACCCTATGTCGCGCGCGCGGTCAAACTGCGCCTGCCGTTTAAGCCGGGCAGCGGTGAGGATGAACTGGAATTGATGAACGTGGGATTTGATACGAAAACCCGCGAACTCACCACGCTGGCAAAAGGGCGCGGGCTGGCGGATTGCGGTACGCAGACCCGCTGGCGGTTTGACGGCCAGCGGTTTCGTCTTGTGCGGTATGCCGAAGAGCCAAGCTGTGATAACTGGCATGGGCCAGATGCCTGGCCCACCCTGTGGATCACACGTTAA